In Chelonoidis abingdonii isolate Lonesome George chromosome 22, CheloAbing_2.0, whole genome shotgun sequence, one genomic interval encodes:
- the DDX54 gene encoding ATP-dependent RNA helicase DDX54 isoform X1: MALLFACAPFPHCQQGSGNVLPAFPTPDYSSDMEPDTREMVRAQNKKKKKSGGFQSMGLSYPVFKGIMKKGYKVPTPIQRRTIPVILDGKDMVAMARTGSGKTACFLIPMFEKLKAHSAQTGARALILSPTRELALQTMKFTKELGKFTGLKTALILGGERMEDQFAALHENPDIIIGTPGRLMHVAVEMNLKLHSVEYVVFDEADRLFEMGFAEQLQEIIARLPESRQTLLFSATLPKLLVEFARAGLTEPVLIRLDVETKLSEQLKMAFFHVRADDKPAVLLHLLRSVVRPQDQTVVFVATKHHAEYLKELLTAQGVNCTHIYSSLDQAARKINIAKFVHGQCAVLIVTDVAARGIDIPMLDNVINYSFPAKPKLFLHRVGRVARAGRSGTAYSLVASDETPYVFDLHLFLGRPLTLASPHEKPSDGDGVFGRVPQSVIDDEECLLLTDHEGSLDLQSLRKVSENAHKQYLKSRPGPSPESVKRVKELDFSLLGIHPLFSSCFGEDELERLKFVDNIKTYRSKATIFEINATNKTLASDVMRAKRSRDRSLIDKYQRGQQERRAGAVLGSRDPAVPAPEEEEANLQEVFSAMVGRKRKRHQVGEGIRKKQRHEAQRDKEFYIPYRPKDLESERGLSIGGEGSAFEQQASGAMLDLLGDETHNMSKTKQLLKWDRKKKRFVGKTGQEDKKKICTESGRYINGSYKNNLYEKWKKKYKVEEWDSEEEARSEPRGKMHRRGRGGKQLAPSPGKHGSQQGKVHSELKSKQQILKQRKRVAKQNFLQKGGLKRLKGKKRQRVQELRSMAFGRGAAKKGRMRKRM; the protein is encoded by the exons ATGGCATTGCTTTTTGCATGTGCGCCCTTTCCCCATTGTCAGCAGGGATCCGGTAATGTCTTACCGGCCTTTCCAACGCCTGATTACTCCTCTGACATGGAGCCAGACACTAGAGAGATGGTAcgagcacagaacaaaaagaagaagaaatctgGGGGCTTCCAGTCTATGG GCTTGAGTTATCCTGTATTCAAAGGGATCATGAAGAAAGGCTACAAAGTGCCTACACCAATCCAGCGAAGG ACCATCCCTGTGATCCTGGATGGGAAAGACATGGTGGCCATGGCAAGGACTGGCAGTGGGAAGACAGCTTGTTTCCTCATCCCCATGTTTGAGAAGCTGAAGGCGCACAGTGCCCAGACGGGAGCACGAGCCCTCATCCTCTCGCCAACCCGCGAGCTTGCCTTGCAGACTATGAAATTCACAAAGGAG CTGGGCAAGTTCACAGGCCTGAAGACTGCGTTGATTCTAGGAGGAGAAAG GATGGAAGACCAATTTGCAGCTCTTCATGAGAACCCCGATAT AATCATTGGCACCCCGGGGCGCCTGATGCATGTGGCTGTGGAAATGAACCTGAAGCTGCACAGTGTGGAGTATGTGGTGTTCGACGAAGCTGACAG GCTCTTTGAGATGGGgtttgcagagcagctgcaggagatCATCGCCCGGCTCCCTGAGAGCCGCCAGACCCTGCTTTTCTCTGCCACGCTCCCCAAACTGCTCGTGGAGTTTGCTCGGGCAG GTCTCACTGAGCCAGTCTTGATCCGGTTGGATGTGGAGACCAAGCTCAGTGAGCAGCTCAAG ATGGCCTTCTTCCATGTACGCGCGGATGACAAGCCGGCCGTGCTGCTGCATCTGCTGAGGAGCGTGGTGAGGCCTCAGGATCAGACAGTCGTCTTCGTGGCCACCAAGCACCATGCGGAGTACCTCAAGGAG tTGCTGACAGCGCAGGGTGTGAATTGCACCCATATCTACAGCTCCCTGGACCAGGCGGCCCGGAAAATCAACATTGCCAAGTTCGTGCATGGCCAGTGCGCAGTGCTGATTGTTACTGACGTGGCTGCCCGTGGCATCGACATCCCCATGCTGGACAATGTCATTAACTACAGTTTCCCTGCCAAGCCCAAGCTGTTCCTGCACCGTGTCG gCCGCGTGGCCCGCGCTGGCCGCAGTGGCACCGCCTACTCCCTGGTGGCATCGGATGAGACTCCATATGTCTTTGACTTGCACCTGTTCCTGGGGCGCCCGCTTACCCTTGCGAGCCCCCACGAGAAACCCTCAG ACGGGGATGGGGTGTTTGGCAGAGTCCCCCAGAGCGTCATCGACGACGAGGAGTGTCTGCTGCTCACTGACCACGAGGGCTCGCTGGACCTGCAGAGCCTGCGCAAGGTGTCGGAGAATGCGCACAAGCAGTACCTGAAGTCCCGGCCTGGCCCCTCGCCCGAGTCAGTCAAGCGGGTGAAGGAGCTGGACTTCTCCCTGCTGGGCATCCACCCACTCTTCA GTTCTTGCTTTGGGGAGGATGAGCTGGAGAGACTGAAGTTTGTGGACAACATTAAAACCTACAGATCCAAAGCA ACCATCTTTGAGATCAACGCCACCAACAAGACCCTGGCCAGCGATGTGATGCGAGCCAAGCGGAGCCGCGACCGCAGCCTCATTGACAAGTACCAAAGGGGGCAGCAGGAGAGAcgggctggggctgtgctggggagcCGGGACCCAGCAGTCCCTGCccctgaggaggaggaagcaaacCTCCAG GAAGTGTTCTCTGCCATGGTGGGCAGGAAGCGGAAGCGGCACCAGGTGGGAGAGGGCATCAGGAAGAAGCAGCGGCATGAGGCACAGCGGGACAAGGAGTTCTACATTCCCTACCGGCCCAAGGACTTGGAGAGCGAGCGGGG GCTGAGCATTGGCGGGGAGGGCAGCGCCTTTGAGCAGCAGGCTTCTGGTGCCATGCTCGACCTTCTGGGGGACGAGACCCACAACATGAGCAAGACCAAGCAGTTGCTCAAGTG ggACCGCAAGAAAAAGCGGTTCGTGGGGAAAACTGGCCAAGAGGACAAGAAGAAAATCTGCACAGAGAGTGGCAGGTACATCAACGGCTCCTACAAGAACAACCT CTATGAGAAGTGGAAGAAGAAATACAAAGTTGAAGAGTGGGACTCCGAGGAGGAGGCGAGGAGCGAGCCGAGAGGCAAGATGCACCGCAGGGGCAGAG GAGGCAAGCAGCTGGCGCCCTCCCCAGGGAAGCATGGCTCCCAGCAGGGCAAGGTGCACTCAGAGCTGAAGAGCAAGCAGCAGATCCTGAAGCAGAGGAAGAGGGTGGCCAAACAGAACTTTCTGCAGAAGGGCGGCCTGAAGCGGCTGAAAGGCAAGAAGCGGCAGCGGGTGCAGGAGCTGCGCAGCATGGCATTTGGCCGTGGTGCTGCCAAGAAGGGTCGAATGAGGAAAAGGATGTAA
- the DDX54 gene encoding ATP-dependent RNA helicase DDX54 isoform X2: MEPDTREMVRAQNKKKKKSGGFQSMGLSYPVFKGIMKKGYKVPTPIQRRTIPVILDGKDMVAMARTGSGKTACFLIPMFEKLKAHSAQTGARALILSPTRELALQTMKFTKELGKFTGLKTALILGGERMEDQFAALHENPDIIIGTPGRLMHVAVEMNLKLHSVEYVVFDEADRLFEMGFAEQLQEIIARLPESRQTLLFSATLPKLLVEFARAGLTEPVLIRLDVETKLSEQLKLLTAQGVNCTHIYSSLDQAARKINIAKFVHGQCAVLIVTDVAARGIDIPMLDNVINYSFPAKPKLFLHRVGRVARAGRSGTAYSLVASDETPYVFDLHLFLGRPLTLASPHEKPSDGDGVFGRVPQSVIDDEECLLLTDHEGSLDLQSLRKVSENAHKQYLKSRPGPSPESVKRVKELDFSLLGIHPLFSSCFGEDELERLKFVDNIKTYRSKATIFEINATNKTLASDVMRAKRSRDRSLIDKYQRGQQERRAGAVLGSRDPAVPAPEEEEANLQEVFSAMVGRKRKRHQVGEGIRKKQRHEAQRDKEFYIPYRPKDLESERGLSIGGEGSAFEQQASGAMLDLLGDETHNMSKTKQLLKWDRKKKRFVGKTGQEDKKKICTESGRYINGSYKNNLYEKWKKKYKVEEWDSEEEARSEPRGKMHRRGRGGKQLAPSPGKHGSQQGKVHSELKSKQQILKQRKRVAKQNFLQKGGLKRLKGKKRQRVQELRSMAFGRGAAKKGRMRKRM; this comes from the exons ATGGAGCCAGACACTAGAGAGATGGTAcgagcacagaacaaaaagaagaagaaatctgGGGGCTTCCAGTCTATGG GCTTGAGTTATCCTGTATTCAAAGGGATCATGAAGAAAGGCTACAAAGTGCCTACACCAATCCAGCGAAGG ACCATCCCTGTGATCCTGGATGGGAAAGACATGGTGGCCATGGCAAGGACTGGCAGTGGGAAGACAGCTTGTTTCCTCATCCCCATGTTTGAGAAGCTGAAGGCGCACAGTGCCCAGACGGGAGCACGAGCCCTCATCCTCTCGCCAACCCGCGAGCTTGCCTTGCAGACTATGAAATTCACAAAGGAG CTGGGCAAGTTCACAGGCCTGAAGACTGCGTTGATTCTAGGAGGAGAAAG GATGGAAGACCAATTTGCAGCTCTTCATGAGAACCCCGATAT AATCATTGGCACCCCGGGGCGCCTGATGCATGTGGCTGTGGAAATGAACCTGAAGCTGCACAGTGTGGAGTATGTGGTGTTCGACGAAGCTGACAG GCTCTTTGAGATGGGgtttgcagagcagctgcaggagatCATCGCCCGGCTCCCTGAGAGCCGCCAGACCCTGCTTTTCTCTGCCACGCTCCCCAAACTGCTCGTGGAGTTTGCTCGGGCAG GTCTCACTGAGCCAGTCTTGATCCGGTTGGATGTGGAGACCAAGCTCAGTGAGCAGCTCAAG tTGCTGACAGCGCAGGGTGTGAATTGCACCCATATCTACAGCTCCCTGGACCAGGCGGCCCGGAAAATCAACATTGCCAAGTTCGTGCATGGCCAGTGCGCAGTGCTGATTGTTACTGACGTGGCTGCCCGTGGCATCGACATCCCCATGCTGGACAATGTCATTAACTACAGTTTCCCTGCCAAGCCCAAGCTGTTCCTGCACCGTGTCG gCCGCGTGGCCCGCGCTGGCCGCAGTGGCACCGCCTACTCCCTGGTGGCATCGGATGAGACTCCATATGTCTTTGACTTGCACCTGTTCCTGGGGCGCCCGCTTACCCTTGCGAGCCCCCACGAGAAACCCTCAG ACGGGGATGGGGTGTTTGGCAGAGTCCCCCAGAGCGTCATCGACGACGAGGAGTGTCTGCTGCTCACTGACCACGAGGGCTCGCTGGACCTGCAGAGCCTGCGCAAGGTGTCGGAGAATGCGCACAAGCAGTACCTGAAGTCCCGGCCTGGCCCCTCGCCCGAGTCAGTCAAGCGGGTGAAGGAGCTGGACTTCTCCCTGCTGGGCATCCACCCACTCTTCA GTTCTTGCTTTGGGGAGGATGAGCTGGAGAGACTGAAGTTTGTGGACAACATTAAAACCTACAGATCCAAAGCA ACCATCTTTGAGATCAACGCCACCAACAAGACCCTGGCCAGCGATGTGATGCGAGCCAAGCGGAGCCGCGACCGCAGCCTCATTGACAAGTACCAAAGGGGGCAGCAGGAGAGAcgggctggggctgtgctggggagcCGGGACCCAGCAGTCCCTGCccctgaggaggaggaagcaaacCTCCAG GAAGTGTTCTCTGCCATGGTGGGCAGGAAGCGGAAGCGGCACCAGGTGGGAGAGGGCATCAGGAAGAAGCAGCGGCATGAGGCACAGCGGGACAAGGAGTTCTACATTCCCTACCGGCCCAAGGACTTGGAGAGCGAGCGGGG GCTGAGCATTGGCGGGGAGGGCAGCGCCTTTGAGCAGCAGGCTTCTGGTGCCATGCTCGACCTTCTGGGGGACGAGACCCACAACATGAGCAAGACCAAGCAGTTGCTCAAGTG ggACCGCAAGAAAAAGCGGTTCGTGGGGAAAACTGGCCAAGAGGACAAGAAGAAAATCTGCACAGAGAGTGGCAGGTACATCAACGGCTCCTACAAGAACAACCT CTATGAGAAGTGGAAGAAGAAATACAAAGTTGAAGAGTGGGACTCCGAGGAGGAGGCGAGGAGCGAGCCGAGAGGCAAGATGCACCGCAGGGGCAGAG GAGGCAAGCAGCTGGCGCCCTCCCCAGGGAAGCATGGCTCCCAGCAGGGCAAGGTGCACTCAGAGCTGAAGAGCAAGCAGCAGATCCTGAAGCAGAGGAAGAGGGTGGCCAAACAGAACTTTCTGCAGAAGGGCGGCCTGAAGCGGCTGAAAGGCAAGAAGCGGCAGCGGGTGCAGGAGCTGCGCAGCATGGCATTTGGCCGTGGTGCTGCCAAGAAGGGTCGAATGAGGAAAAGGATGTAA
- the DDX54 gene encoding ATP-dependent RNA helicase DDX54 isoform X3 has product MEDQFAALHENPDIIIGTPGRLMHVAVEMNLKLHSVEYVVFDEADRLFEMGFAEQLQEIIARLPESRQTLLFSATLPKLLVEFARAGLTEPVLIRLDVETKLSEQLKMAFFHVRADDKPAVLLHLLRSVVRPQDQTVVFVATKHHAEYLKELLTAQGVNCTHIYSSLDQAARKINIAKFVHGQCAVLIVTDVAARGIDIPMLDNVINYSFPAKPKLFLHRVGRVARAGRSGTAYSLVASDETPYVFDLHLFLGRPLTLASPHEKPSDGDGVFGRVPQSVIDDEECLLLTDHEGSLDLQSLRKVSENAHKQYLKSRPGPSPESVKRVKELDFSLLGIHPLFSSCFGEDELERLKFVDNIKTYRSKATIFEINATNKTLASDVMRAKRSRDRSLIDKYQRGQQERRAGAVLGSRDPAVPAPEEEEANLQEVFSAMVGRKRKRHQVGEGIRKKQRHEAQRDKEFYIPYRPKDLESERGLSIGGEGSAFEQQASGAMLDLLGDETHNMSKTKQLLKWDRKKKRFVGKTGQEDKKKICTESGRYINGSYKNNLYEKWKKKYKVEEWDSEEEARSEPRGKMHRRGRGGKQLAPSPGKHGSQQGKVHSELKSKQQILKQRKRVAKQNFLQKGGLKRLKGKKRQRVQELRSMAFGRGAAKKGRMRKRM; this is encoded by the exons ATGGAAGACCAATTTGCAGCTCTTCATGAGAACCCCGATAT AATCATTGGCACCCCGGGGCGCCTGATGCATGTGGCTGTGGAAATGAACCTGAAGCTGCACAGTGTGGAGTATGTGGTGTTCGACGAAGCTGACAG GCTCTTTGAGATGGGgtttgcagagcagctgcaggagatCATCGCCCGGCTCCCTGAGAGCCGCCAGACCCTGCTTTTCTCTGCCACGCTCCCCAAACTGCTCGTGGAGTTTGCTCGGGCAG GTCTCACTGAGCCAGTCTTGATCCGGTTGGATGTGGAGACCAAGCTCAGTGAGCAGCTCAAG ATGGCCTTCTTCCATGTACGCGCGGATGACAAGCCGGCCGTGCTGCTGCATCTGCTGAGGAGCGTGGTGAGGCCTCAGGATCAGACAGTCGTCTTCGTGGCCACCAAGCACCATGCGGAGTACCTCAAGGAG tTGCTGACAGCGCAGGGTGTGAATTGCACCCATATCTACAGCTCCCTGGACCAGGCGGCCCGGAAAATCAACATTGCCAAGTTCGTGCATGGCCAGTGCGCAGTGCTGATTGTTACTGACGTGGCTGCCCGTGGCATCGACATCCCCATGCTGGACAATGTCATTAACTACAGTTTCCCTGCCAAGCCCAAGCTGTTCCTGCACCGTGTCG gCCGCGTGGCCCGCGCTGGCCGCAGTGGCACCGCCTACTCCCTGGTGGCATCGGATGAGACTCCATATGTCTTTGACTTGCACCTGTTCCTGGGGCGCCCGCTTACCCTTGCGAGCCCCCACGAGAAACCCTCAG ACGGGGATGGGGTGTTTGGCAGAGTCCCCCAGAGCGTCATCGACGACGAGGAGTGTCTGCTGCTCACTGACCACGAGGGCTCGCTGGACCTGCAGAGCCTGCGCAAGGTGTCGGAGAATGCGCACAAGCAGTACCTGAAGTCCCGGCCTGGCCCCTCGCCCGAGTCAGTCAAGCGGGTGAAGGAGCTGGACTTCTCCCTGCTGGGCATCCACCCACTCTTCA GTTCTTGCTTTGGGGAGGATGAGCTGGAGAGACTGAAGTTTGTGGACAACATTAAAACCTACAGATCCAAAGCA ACCATCTTTGAGATCAACGCCACCAACAAGACCCTGGCCAGCGATGTGATGCGAGCCAAGCGGAGCCGCGACCGCAGCCTCATTGACAAGTACCAAAGGGGGCAGCAGGAGAGAcgggctggggctgtgctggggagcCGGGACCCAGCAGTCCCTGCccctgaggaggaggaagcaaacCTCCAG GAAGTGTTCTCTGCCATGGTGGGCAGGAAGCGGAAGCGGCACCAGGTGGGAGAGGGCATCAGGAAGAAGCAGCGGCATGAGGCACAGCGGGACAAGGAGTTCTACATTCCCTACCGGCCCAAGGACTTGGAGAGCGAGCGGGG GCTGAGCATTGGCGGGGAGGGCAGCGCCTTTGAGCAGCAGGCTTCTGGTGCCATGCTCGACCTTCTGGGGGACGAGACCCACAACATGAGCAAGACCAAGCAGTTGCTCAAGTG ggACCGCAAGAAAAAGCGGTTCGTGGGGAAAACTGGCCAAGAGGACAAGAAGAAAATCTGCACAGAGAGTGGCAGGTACATCAACGGCTCCTACAAGAACAACCT CTATGAGAAGTGGAAGAAGAAATACAAAGTTGAAGAGTGGGACTCCGAGGAGGAGGCGAGGAGCGAGCCGAGAGGCAAGATGCACCGCAGGGGCAGAG GAGGCAAGCAGCTGGCGCCCTCCCCAGGGAAGCATGGCTCCCAGCAGGGCAAGGTGCACTCAGAGCTGAAGAGCAAGCAGCAGATCCTGAAGCAGAGGAAGAGGGTGGCCAAACAGAACTTTCTGCAGAAGGGCGGCCTGAAGCGGCTGAAAGGCAAGAAGCGGCAGCGGGTGCAGGAGCTGCGCAGCATGGCATTTGGCCGTGGTGCTGCCAAGAAGGGTCGAATGAGGAAAAGGATGTAA
- the CFAP73 gene encoding cilia- and flagella-associated protein 73 — translation MAFELEEYLRAAFRDKLLLPKMPEREDDYLTPATRLLEKRRELAEVEQALLAQKEEFQMKMESLQQRQKELQHKEGQLKEAIFKFDKFLKDNDSKRSRALHKVSEQREQVVQKVVEAMRLRQEIARLLVERDRLQRRLEAHAIFRSYLQEVLEKTEQFQEIQALIDRFRTLTATNVSLVQQDLGSRDAMVEKQAQLQQYLEQSNNEIMQLNNQLAVLQAQQEQARAKVHQWESKWTEIQNTAAKKTLQLGQIKMAALNLFQLVTKQMKLQLDVPVEDTETQLDTVQLCMLDLADILADLRKGEPMPAIQPLPAAAN, via the exons GAAAATGCCTGAAAGAGAAGATGACTACCTGACCCCTGCCACCCGCCtgctggagaagaggagggagctAGCAGAGGTGGAACAAGCCCTGTTGGCACAGAAAGAG GAGTTCCAGATGAAGATGGAGAGCCTGCAGCAGCGCCAGAAGGAACTGCAACACAAGGAGGGGCAGCTCAAGGAGGCTATCTTCAAATTTGACAAGTTCCTAAAG GACAATGACTCCAAGCGGAGCCGGGCACTGCACAAGGTGAGTGAACAGCGGGAGCAGGTGGTGCAGAAGGTTGTGGAGGCCATGCGGTTGCGCCAGGAGATTGCCCGGCTGCTTGTGGAGAGGGACAGACTGCAGAGGCGCCTGGAAGCCCATGCCATCTTTCGGAGCTACCTCCAGGAGGTGTTGGAGAAGACCGAGCAG TTCCAGGAAATCCAGGCGCTGATTGACCGCTTCAGGACACTGACTGCCACCAACGTGTCGCTGGTGCAGCAGGACCTGGGGAGCCGGGACGCCATGGTGGAGAAgcaggcccagctccagcagtACCTGGAGCAGAGCAACAACGAGATCATGCAGCTCAACAACCAGCTAGCCGTGCTGCAGgcccagcaggagcaggcccGGGCCAAGGTGCACCAGTGG GAGTCCAAGTGGACTGAGATCCAGAACACAGCCGCCAAGAAGACCCTGCAGCTGGGGCAGATCAAGATGGCTGCCCTCAACCTCTTCCAGCTGGTGACAAAGCAAATGAAGCTGCAGCTGGACGTCCCTGTGGAGGACACGGAAACCCAGCTTGACACG GTTCAGCTCTGCATGCTCGACCTGGCTGACATCCTTGCTGACCTCCGCAAAGGGGAGCCTATGCCTGCCATTCAGCCCTTGCCCGCTGCTGCCAACTAA